The DNA region CACCTCAATTTGAACGCCTGGAACTTGACCCGGCCACAAACACCTATACCAGCAAAATCGTAAACGTTTATGATGATATATTTAAAGGTTTAACCGGAGATGCTGCTGCAGCGCAGTACCAGTTGGTAGGCATGGGCGCTCCTAAATACTATGGTGGTATACTGAATACTTTTGGGTACAAAGGCTTTGAGCTGTCTGTATTGCTGAATTTTGCCGCCGACTATCTGGTATATAACAACTCGCGAAGCAGCTATTTTTCCTCAGAGGGAAACAATGTGTTGAGGTATAACCAGGTCAAACCAAGAAACGGGCAATCAATCTGGGAAAAACCAGGTGATAAAGCCACAGAGCCTATGATTTACCGCAGCCGTACAGATGGTGCTGATCAGCAGCTGCTCTCCAGATTCTGGGAAGACGCCAGTCACATCAGGGTGCGTAACGTAAGGCTAAGCTATTCTCTTCCTGCTCAAATCATAAACAAAGCAAAATTAACCCGCGCAAACATCTTCCTGAGTGGTGATAACCTGTTTGTCTTTACCAAAAAAACCTTTTACGGATCTGACCCTGAAGGTAACCTGGCCGGAGACACCAACAATTATGGCGTGAGTGCAGGTTATGGTGCCAGCCGCAAGTATCTATTGGGCGTACAATTAACATTTTAATGAAGCAGACAATGAAAAAGTACATACTATCCGCATATATATGTTTTGCAGCAATTGTATTGTTTGGCTGCAAAAAAGCAATTGATGAAAACATCAGGCCTTTTAACGATAAATCTGACAAAGAACTCTTAGCAACTCTTGATGGCTTAGCACTTGCTACAAACGGCAATTATGCCCTAATGGTTACCAAATCGGCTGGCGATAGCCAATATGCTATGAACTGGTTCAATTTAAGTGAACTTAAAGGCAATAACCTTCGTCCGGTGGTTGAGGCCTTTCCCCAAACCAGAAGCGATGCTTATCTTTTTAGAAATTCGCCTACTCAGGGTCCAACGGCTTCATTCTGGAGAATGTCCTATCGTCTGGTATTTGGTGTGAATAAGATCATTGATGCCATCAATGATGGACAGGGTGCAGCTTATGACCAGCTTAAAGGTGAAAACTATTTCCTGAGGGCATTGGCTTATTTCAACCTGGTAAGGGTTTATGGTCGTCCATATTATGACAACAATGCATCCAACCTTGCGGTACCACTATCGCTGAGCTCAATGGTAGATAAGGACTATCAGCCAAAACGCAATACGGTTAAAGAGGTGTATGCCCAGATCATCTCCGATCTGGAAAAAGCCGCCTCATTAATGAACCAGCCGCGCGCAGGTAACCCTAATAACTATGCCTGCAAGGAAGCTGCCTGGGCACTTTTATCTCGTGTTTATTTGTATATGGGTGGCACATCAAACGCTCCGCAAAATGAGTACAATACCAAGGCCGTGGAATATGCAGATAAAGTAATTGGATCTAATAAATATACTTTATTGCAAGGCACAGCGTACAGCAGTTCCTTTGCTATAGACGGCAAAACCAATAAGGAATACATATTTGCTTTCAGACATGATGATGCCAATGGCAATAACATCAATGAATTCCTGATTGCGATGAATATATTTGGCACTATTTACCAGGGTGAATACGCGGCATCTCCAGATTATATGGCTATTCTGAACCAAAACCCGGGCGATTTGAGAAAAAACTTTATCAAAGTCGAAAATGATAGCCGCATTACCTTGGCCGATAAAAGCAGGAATTCAGTCATTAAATACGATTTTCAGAAAATTGCGCCTCCGGGAGGGTTTGACTTCAGTGCGCACAGCAGAAGTGCTACACCTTACCTCCGTTTAGCGGAAATGTTCCTGAACAAAGCAGAAGCACTTGCAAAATCGGGAGACAATACCAATGCGCTGATTGCGCTGAACCTGGTTAGAACAAGGGCCCTGGCACCTGCATGGACAACCACAACACTTGCTGCAGCGGGCATGACGGTCTTCCAGGCAGTATTAAACGAGCGAAGATTAGAGCTGGCATGGGAAGGTCACGGATCATTCGATAACTTCCGGAATGGACTCCCAATGGTTAGGAACTATACTGATTATTCTACAAATATTCCTTTGACCAAAGAAGCTAATGATAAAACTGTAATCTATCCTTTACCTCCGGGAGAAATTTTATTGAACCCGAACCTGGAACAAAACCCATTATAAAATATAAGCACCGGACCGACTGCCGGTCCGGTGCTTACGCTAAATTCCGCTCCAATTAGCAAACCCATAACTAACAACAAAATGAAAAAACTATTAACCGGAATTGCCTGCATCCTTGCCCTATCGACATCTGCTCAGGACCGCGAGATCACTTTTAAGGAAGGCGATTGGAAAACACAGCTGGCCGCAGCCAAAAAAGAGAACAAGATCATCTTCTTCGATGCCTACACATCATGGTGTGGCCCTTGTAAAATGATGGCCAAAGATGTATTTACCAAAAACGAGGTTGCCGATCTGTTCAATGGTACCTTCTATAATGTTAAATACGATATGGAAAAAGGAGAAGGCCCGGCATTAAAAGACAAATATGATGTAAAAGCCTATCCTACCTACCTGTTCATCAACGGTGAGGGCGAAGTAGTACATAAAATTGTGGGCAGCATGTCGGCCAAGGAATTCATTACTGAATCCAATAAAGCGCTGAAACCCGAAAGCACTGCATTTGGGCTGGCCAAGAAATTCAATGCCGGCGATCATTCAGAAGCTACCGCAGTTGCCTATCTCGAAGCATTGGAAAAAGCGTATGAATCGGACAAAATGGGTAGTGTGGCAAAAATCTATTTCGATGGTTTACCTAAAGCCTCGTTACTGGAAGCCCGCAAATGGGAACTGGTCCAGAAATACCTGAACAACCCATCGTCACAAGCCTTTGCTTACCTGTATGCCAATAAAGCAGAGCTGGGAAAGAAATATGGGGCTGATAAGGTGAACATGTATTTCGAGAACACCATGAATATGTCTGTTTATTCCGTTAAAAGGGCATACGAGAAAAAGGACAATCTTAATGAAGCCAAAGAAATTGCTGCAGCCATCAGGAAACTGCAGGCTGCTAAACCTACAAAAGGATCGGCTTTTATGCTGGCCCAGCTGGACTTGATAGCGTTTGCCGCAGCAAACCAGTGGGATAAATTTACTGCAAAGATAGATGCTGTACTTGCAGATGCCGGTTTCCCGCGCAAAGACCAGCTTGTGGTTACCGCAGCTAACGACGTAGTTACCGCAGCGCCCGCAAAATATTACCCTGTTGCCGAAAAATGGGCAAATGAGCTCCAGAAAACTGCGGGTGATTTTACCAACATCCAGTTAACTGACCTCAGGAAACGTATCCTGAAAAAACAGGGAAAAACCGCTGAAGCTGAAGCCATGGCGGCCAAAGCAATGGAACTGAGAAAAGAGGCAGGAAAAAAAGGTCAGATGACCCCTCCAATGATGAAAGACTAAGAATTAACTTAAATATATATAACACCAAAAACAATGATTAAAAAAGTTTTAATGCTGGCAATTGCAGCCCTGTTTATACTAAGCAGCAGCTTTGCCCAAAAAGGAAAAACAGTAACTTTTACAGGTACGGTTAAATTCCCCGACACAGAAAACAAATACCCTATTTACCTGGGCAAATATGAAGGTGAAGGTTTTAAAAGAGCTTTTAAAGCAATAGACAGTACAAAATTAGATGCCAACAACAACTTCTCGTTTAAAGTACCAGCCGATAAACCGGATTTTTACCAGGTACGTGTTTATTATTTCGACCGTATTGACTTCTGGGCAAATAAAGATAACATCCATGTCAATGTGAGGGGTATTGATACCGCCAAAATGAAGATCAAAAACCCTCCGTATATTTATATGGAAAACACATCTGCCGAGAATGATGTGATCAATGATGTGAACCTTGTGGCTTACCTTGATTACCAGCAGATGATCGCAGTTGGTCAGGAACAATACCAGGCCGGTCTTTCAAAAGAACCCAAATGGATAGAATACATGAAAGATGGTTATAACCGCATCGGTAAAGACCGCGACTTCCGCATCAAATACCTGGTTAATAAGTACAAAGACCAGCCTTCAGTATTGTACGCGCTGAACTATTTAAGTACCAAAAGAGATCAGGAACTGATCATGACTACCCTGGATAACCTGACCAAAAAATTCCCTAACCTTACACAGGCACGAGACAAAAAGAAAGAAATCCTGGATGGTATTGCCCAGGCTGCAAAAATTGCCGATGGTCAGAAAACACCCGATTTTTCTTTCCCGGATGTAAACGGCAAAAAATGGGGACCAAAAGATTACAGGGGCAAATACCTGATCATCGATTTCTGGGCTTCATGGTGTGGCCCTTGCCGTCAGGAAATTCCTCACCTGAAAGAAGTGTACAAAAAATATAAAGACAAAGGCCTGGAGATCCTGTCCGTTTCTGTAGATGCCAAACCAGAAGCCTGGAAAAAAGCGATGGACGAAGAACGTATGACATGGCCGCAAATTAATGCGGTAGAATCTAAACCTGTTATGTCTTCTTATATGTTCAGTGGCATTCCTTACCTGGTAGTGGTGGATAAGGAAGGAAAAATTGTAGAGAAAAATGTGCGTGGTGAATCTTTAGATAAAGCCATGCAAAAAATATTTGGCATGTAAAACCTGATGGCCAGACCTCTGGCCATCTTTAACAAAACATAAAATGAAAAAGATCATATTATCATTACTGATGTTAACAAGCTTCTCCGCTTACAAAGCCAATGCTCAAATGGGAGCAGCACAAAAGGTTAAGTGGGACATTGAAAAAGAAGCAGACATCAATATGGAACTCGATGCGGTATGGGACGTTTTTCAAAATAACGAACTGCTCAAAAAAGCCTCAGATGGCTATGTAAGTGCGATAGAAGTGATAGACGCGAATATGCCGATATCCAGAAAGATTGGCTTTTCAAACGGCGGCAATCGTTTAGAAAACATTACTCAGAACGAGGCTCACAACAAACTGATAGCGATTGACTTTGTTGACAGCAACCTGCCGAAAGGAATCAAAGCAGCACAATATGCCATTTTCTTTAAGGCCAATGGCAGCAAAACAAATGTAAAGTGGAGGGCTTTAGTAAGTGGTGATTCGGACGCAAAACAAGCGTTGGTAAAACAGTTGACTGCTGAATTTGACAGCTATGCTGCTGGTTTGGAAAAGATGACAAAGAAATCCATTCCGGCAGTGCGTATGAATTAAAAAATGACCATTCTCTTCCTGCACTGATTTTTAAGGCGCTAAAAGCGCATAAAAATGATGTGCCATCAGAGGAGGTTTTTTTTTGAATAACAGGGCGGTTAAGCATGATGCTTAACCGCCCTGTTTCTGTATAGCAGTATAAATATTAATTAGAAATCAGTAAGTTTGGACGCTCTTGGGGATAAATTCGACTAAAACATGGCGTCCGTTTTAACAGATATAACTAATTTACAAAGTGCAGTGGCAAAAAATGCCGATGAAGCTGCTTACCGTAAATTATTTATATTGTTTCATACACCTGTTATACGTTTTGCAAACACAATCGTACATTCCGAAGAACTTGCCGAAGAACTCTATGCAGATGCAATGATGAAAATCTGGTTGATGGGGCCGAAACTGGAACAGGTTATCGACCTGAGGGTTTACCTTTTTACCCTGGTCAAAAATTCCGCTTTTAATCACCTCAAAAAACATAAAGGCCGTAGTTTCGTAGGTCTGGATGACCTTGAGCTAATACCTCAAGGCAGCGCAACCCCAATTGAACATCTAATTGAAAAAGAACTTCAGCTGAATTTGAATAAAGCAGTCGACATGCTACCCCCTAAATGCCAGATGGTTTACAG from Pedobacter africanus includes:
- a CDS encoding thioredoxin family protein, whose translation is MKKLLTGIACILALSTSAQDREITFKEGDWKTQLAAAKKENKIIFFDAYTSWCGPCKMMAKDVFTKNEVADLFNGTFYNVKYDMEKGEGPALKDKYDVKAYPTYLFINGEGEVVHKIVGSMSAKEFITESNKALKPESTAFGLAKKFNAGDHSEATAVAYLEALEKAYESDKMGSVAKIYFDGLPKASLLEARKWELVQKYLNNPSSQAFAYLYANKAELGKKYGADKVNMYFENTMNMSVYSVKRAYEKKDNLNEAKEIAAAIRKLQAAKPTKGSAFMLAQLDLIAFAAANQWDKFTAKIDAVLADAGFPRKDQLVVTAANDVVTAAPAKYYPVAEKWANELQKTAGDFTNIQLTDLRKRILKKQGKTAEAEAMAAKAMELRKEAGKKGQMTPPMMKD
- a CDS encoding SRPBCC family protein, encoding MKKIILSLLMLTSFSAYKANAQMGAAQKVKWDIEKEADINMELDAVWDVFQNNELLKKASDGYVSAIEVIDANMPISRKIGFSNGGNRLENITQNEAHNKLIAIDFVDSNLPKGIKAAQYAIFFKANGSKTNVKWRALVSGDSDAKQALVKQLTAEFDSYAAGLEKMTKKSIPAVRMN
- a CDS encoding TlpA family protein disulfide reductase, with protein sequence MIKKVLMLAIAALFILSSSFAQKGKTVTFTGTVKFPDTENKYPIYLGKYEGEGFKRAFKAIDSTKLDANNNFSFKVPADKPDFYQVRVYYFDRIDFWANKDNIHVNVRGIDTAKMKIKNPPYIYMENTSAENDVINDVNLVAYLDYQQMIAVGQEQYQAGLSKEPKWIEYMKDGYNRIGKDRDFRIKYLVNKYKDQPSVLYALNYLSTKRDQELIMTTLDNLTKKFPNLTQARDKKKEILDGIAQAAKIADGQKTPDFSFPDVNGKKWGPKDYRGKYLIIDFWASWCGPCRQEIPHLKEVYKKYKDKGLEILSVSVDAKPEAWKKAMDEERMTWPQINAVESKPVMSSYMFSGIPYLVVVDKEGKIVEKNVRGESLDKAMQKIFGM
- a CDS encoding RagB/SusD family nutrient uptake outer membrane protein codes for the protein MKKYILSAYICFAAIVLFGCKKAIDENIRPFNDKSDKELLATLDGLALATNGNYALMVTKSAGDSQYAMNWFNLSELKGNNLRPVVEAFPQTRSDAYLFRNSPTQGPTASFWRMSYRLVFGVNKIIDAINDGQGAAYDQLKGENYFLRALAYFNLVRVYGRPYYDNNASNLAVPLSLSSMVDKDYQPKRNTVKEVYAQIISDLEKAASLMNQPRAGNPNNYACKEAAWALLSRVYLYMGGTSNAPQNEYNTKAVEYADKVIGSNKYTLLQGTAYSSSFAIDGKTNKEYIFAFRHDDANGNNINEFLIAMNIFGTIYQGEYAASPDYMAILNQNPGDLRKNFIKVENDSRITLADKSRNSVIKYDFQKIAPPGGFDFSAHSRSATPYLRLAEMFLNKAEALAKSGDNTNALIALNLVRTRALAPAWTTTTLAAAGMTVFQAVLNERRLELAWEGHGSFDNFRNGLPMVRNYTDYSTNIPLTKEANDKTVIYPLPPGEILLNPNLEQNPL
- a CDS encoding sigma-70 family RNA polymerase sigma factor, coding for MASVLTDITNLQSAVAKNADEAAYRKLFILFHTPVIRFANTIVHSEELAEELYADAMMKIWLMGPKLEQVIDLRVYLFTLVKNSAFNHLKKHKGRSFVGLDDLELIPQGSATPIEHLIEKELQLNLNKAVDMLPPKCQMVYRLIKNEGFSYKEVSEILSISTNTIEGHMTNALKKITLYMRQHLDL